The following is a genomic window from Globicephala melas chromosome 6, mGloMel1.2, whole genome shotgun sequence.
TCCTGTGAACTTGACCTGGTGGGGGGTTGGTACAGATGGGAGCAGAGAATCCCAGCATTCTGCCTCACCTGGATCTGAGAAAGCCAAACCTATGAGTCTCAACCCCATTGCTTATTCAGCAATAACAGGTGCTTCCTGTGCGTGGCAGAGAGATTCGGCAGCACAAGCCAGCCACCGCCCTGCCCTCATAGCGCTCAGCTCTAGGGACAAACATCAAGCCCATGACTGCAGAATCTGCTACATAATTGCAACTGTGTTCCATGCTTTCCGGGGCTGCAGAGAACACTGACAGGGGCTAGCCTGGTCCAGCTGGGGAGGGGCCGGAGCATCCTCGGGGTAGGGATGGTGGGAAGAGTCAGCCAGGCACAGGGTAGAGTGGAGGGTCTAGGAGGGTGTctgggcctggggcctggtggGAGCGTGTAGGGTTAGATGAGAAGGGGTTGGGCATTGGCTGGTGCGCATGGGAAAGATGGGCTCCCTTTGCTATCCCTAAGAAGTGGCAGGCCTTGGGGGGAAGCCCCCAGATGCCACAGCATCAAGAATacaaaaagtagggcttccctggtggcgcagtggttgagagtccgcctgccgatgcaggggacacgggttcgtgccccggtccgggaagatcccacatgccgcggagtggctggagaggccacaacagtgagaggcccgcataccgcaaaaaaaaaaaaaagaatacaaaaaataacgggaattccctggtggtccagtggttacgactctgcgctttcactgccgagggcccgggttcagtccctggtcggggaactgagatcccgtaaGCCGCGTGGCACGGCCCACCCCCAGAAAAAAGTCTCAGCATTAAAAacgaaaagaatacagaaaataagaaaatataattaatataattggCCCCGTGAGGCACGGATGCCAAATGGACAAATacacaaatgaagaaaacacgtAGCAGGCACCCAGCACCCGCTCCGGGCCAGGCCTTACACCAGGCCCTTTGCGTGCCTTCCGGCATGGGAGCCTCACCGCGGTATTTCCCTGCTGAGAGTTCAGCTAAGCTACTCCATGGTGTTGCCGCCCCGGCACCCAGTTTGTTTGGCGAAGCGGCCTGCAGAAGCCTCACGCTGACAGTACGTCCCTTCATACACGCGCATGCCCTAGACAGCAGCCTGTGGAGTCACCAGCCAACGTATGCGCCTGTGCTCAACGGTCTCCCCTGCCTGTATGCCTTATGCGCCCCTGAGATAAGGCCCCCGTGCAACTTACCAAAACCCCACTCATTCGGCTTGAATTAACCAATCCAGCCCTAGCCTGGGAACCCCAGAGTACTCCACCCACAGACCCTGATAAAGGAATATGCCCCAGGGCCTGCCTCTCTGTCTGCACGCTGCCTTGACCTCTTGTGTGGCCCCTTGAGGCATGCCGCGTACCTCCTCCAagacctgtgagtaataaacttctCTACTTCGGTTTCTCTTGTGGTCTGTTGTTGAATCTCTGCCCACCATCAGATTCCTCAAGCTCCACTCACACGTGTTAATTTCATGAAGTCATAACACTTCCCCCATAACATCTGGGAAGTAAGGAAACACCATGACCACATCACTGCCCGAGGTCACTCGGCAGAGGCAAGGTTTGAACCCAACTCTAAACCCAGAGCCAAGTGCCTAAACTCGCCTCCCCCGAGGTGAATGTGTGAACGGCCCTCCCTATTTTGAGCTTCTGCGTAAGTTCCTCTCAGGCAGGGGGTGGCTTTCTCATGCCCATCCAGCCGCTCCTTCCTCAGCTTCCCTCTGTCCAGGTCCACAGGGCTCAGGAGGCCCAAGTTCCCTTGTACCCTCTCCCCCCCCATCAGAAGAACCATCCTGTAACCCTTCCTGAGGTGGGTTAAGGCCTCTGAAGTGGCGTAAACAGTGACTTCGCCAGACGTCTGCGCATTAGCCTCTCCTGCATCATATTTCAACGTCATCAAATATTCATGGAGTGCTCACGATGCATTAGGAGCTAGACCTGCAAAGAGAGACCTGATGCCTTGGGGAAACATGCAGTTGGAACAGGTCGGTGTTTGCCTCCTCTGTGCCGGGTACCGGGGGTACAGGTGGAATCCAGCAGACAGGGCCTCTGTCTTCTTGGCTCACACCCTGTCTAATGCTGAGTCTAAAAAGTCATTCCATGACTTCTGCCCACCACGTCCTGGGAAGGTTGAGGAGGCCAGGAACTTGTGCTGGAGGCAGCACTGAGGCTCTAGCGGGGAAATGGGTGGGTGACACGATCAGGGCAGTGTCAGGAAACTCAGGTGGCCAGCGTGGAGGCTGGGCTGGAGGGGGGTGAGCCGAGGCGGCGCTAAGGTTGTGCCCAGGCAAGAGGCGTGGGAGCCGGGAGGTGGAGGCAGGGGCGGGGCACAAGGGGCAGGTGCATAGGTGACAGCGCGCTCTCCGGGTGACCGCACGCGAGGAGGCTGAACCCTTTCCAGCTTCCGACCCGGGTCACAGGGCTCAGGAGTCTGACTTGCCGGTGCGGGCGCTGGCCCACGTCCCCACCCCGGTCCTGCAGTCCCGGGGGATCATTCCGACAGCCCCAGTCAGAGGAGGTGTATCTGGAGGGAACCTTCCCGGAGGCCGCCCGGCGTCTGGAGACTCCTGCAGCCAGTTGCGATATTGAGTTGTTTCTGTCctttgcagcaaaaaaaaaaccggGCAGCGCCGCAGCCGGTCCAGCTGCCTCCGCAGCCTCCCGGAGCACCGGCCCAGCCCACGCATGCGCGGCGCCCACAGCCGCCAGGGACTACAACTCTCGCGGTGCCCCGCGCGCGCCTGCACCCCCGCTCCCACCGCGCCGCTCGCCTCCCGGAAGTGGGGCTCCGGGGGGGCGTCTCCGACCTTTGCGCTGGGGCGGGCCGGCAGGTTTGGGGGAGGCTGCGTGAGCTGGGAAGCCGATGCGGGCGAGCGGCGCTGGAGATGGCTTCGGCTGGAGGCGGCGACTGCGAGGGCGCCGCGCACGAGGCCGACCGTCCTCACCAGCGGCCCTTCTTGATCGGGGTGAGCGGCGGTACCGCGAGCGGCAAGGTAAGGGGCTGGGCGGCGAGGCGGGGCCTGAATGTCACGCTGGCCCCCTGGGACTCCGGCCTCCGTCCAGAGAcagaccccagcccctggctgccGAGGTGCCCCCTCCCGGGCGTGGGCTGCGGCCACGGCTGGCCAAGCTTAGGCCAGGGTGCAGGCGGGGAGCGGGGAGCGGGGCGCTGGACCTCGGGGCCCCCCCCGCAAGCCTCCCGCTGGCCTGGCCTCTCGTGGCCTCCAGGTCCGCGCTGCCCCTGCCAGTGCCCCGAGGCCTTCCCGCCAAGCGCAGCCCCACCCGTCACTGGCTGGACTGTCACTGGCCGGCCCGTTGGAGCTCGGGGGTCAGGGTGAGCATCTCCAGGCGGGGATCCTGTTTGTGTGTTCCCAGTCAACTGTGTGCGAGAAGATCATGGAGCTGCTGGGACAGAATGAAGTAGACCACCGGCAGCGGAAGTTGGTCATCCTGAGTCAAGACAGGTTCTATAAGGTCCTGACCACGGAACAGAAGGCCAAGGCCTTGAAGGGACAGTACAATTTCGACCATCCAGGTAGAGAccctgagggtggggagggagtggggaaggagggcagaCCACGGAGACTGGGTCCAGGGTTGGACCTGGACAGCAGGAGACCTAAGCGGTTCCATGAAATCACGCAGATAACCCGCGGTGGAGCGTCTTTCCCGCGCTCTCTGGGCCCTGGGTGGCCCTGCCGGAGCTCCAGGCTCCCCTGGAGCCAGTCAGGGAGTCTGCGCCTCAGAAGGGCCTTCAGAACCACTTCTCTGCCACGACTATGGTCACGGAGAACGCCATGCTTCTTCCCATGTTAAGGGTCCTCTGCACAGACCGCATCCACTGTGGCCTTTCATTCCGCCACCTGCCCTGGGGCAGAGTCCTCGAGAGGCCAGCAGTGGAAGCAGTGGGTAAACAAGAACCAGAGGCCTTGAAGCTCTGTTTCCTGCTCTGGTCGGGGGCCGGGGGAACAGGTGGAGATGGGGTGGATGAGGAGGAACAGCCAGGCTGCCCCTCCCTGCTGCTACTAGAAGATTCCACCCAGTGGCTGGCTCCCATGTTCATTCCTTTCCAGGGGACACATGGGAAGAAGGTCTGAGAAGCGTCAGTCTGTGTTATTTCCCAGAAATAGAGAGAAGCAGACGCCTAGCCCACCTACCTCCCAGGGCTGGCCGATCCCTGGGTGGTGGCACTGCCCAAGGGCAGCGAGGACAGGTCCACCCTGTGGTTTGCAGAGGGCCCTGCAAATGTAAACTGTAGGGGGCAGCTCCCAGTCCAGCTGTTCCTTAGGGTCACTGGTAGCAGCAGCACCCAGCTGTGCTGACCCCAAGGCAGAGCGAGTCCCCTGCGGTCCCCAGCACCAGGACACAGGCTTGTCTTGCCTTTTGTTCCATCCCTGCAGATGCTTTTGATAACGATTTGATGCACAGAACTCTGAAAAACATTGTGGAGGGCAAAACAGTCGAGGTCCCAATCTATGATTTTGTGACCCACTCAAGGTGAGCAGGTGGTTCCTGGGAGGAGAGGGCTGTGCGCTGGGGGCTGGTGAGGACACCCCCCCGCCACCACGATCTGTCCCCAGCACGGAGTCCACACCCGCGGACTGAAGCTGACGGCGGGCCCCTTCCTGGTCTCACCCTGCAGGTTAGCGGAGACCACGGTGGTCTACCCCGCAGACGTGGTCCTGTTCGAGGGCATCCTGGTTTTCTACAGCCAGGAGATCCGGGACATGTTCCACCTGCGACTCTTTGTGGACACTGACCCTGATGTCAGGCTGTCGCGAAGAGGTAAGGCGGACACGGGCCTCTCTGCCCCTGGCCGGCCCGGCCACGGGTCCCGGGGGTCTGAAGGTCCCCACCCTGCTCCTGTCGCCACAGTTCTCCGGGACGTGCACCGTGGCCGGGAGCTGGAGCAGATCCTGACACAGTACACCACCTTCGTCAAGCCGGCCTTCGAGGAGTTCTGCCTGCCGGTACCGCCTTCCGCTTGCTTGGGgacctccttttctcccttttcagaaGGACCCCCCGGTGCCCCGTTCTGTGAGAGCCAAGCCGTGGATGGACGTGGTCTGCTGTATAAATGGAGGAGTTAGCTTCTTGTACCCACGTTCCCGAGGAGCCGTTCTCAGCTGTGAATGTGTCCTCTGTTCGCCCCATCACCCCTTCCCCACTGCCGCCTCCTCGCCGGCCGGCCCCTGCCCGCAGGCTTCACCCCTGGCACCGGCGCCGCCTCCCTCCTGGCCTGTCTGCATCTCTCCAGGGCGCTGCTTCTCCCCTGACCCACACTGTGCATCCTCCCCGCTTAGAACGGTGGCCTCCACaggggcagggatttttgtctgttggcTGCCAaagtggtgcctggcacacagtaggtgctcagaaactTCATCCCTGCCGTTTCTCTGGGCTGCCTTTGGCTGGCACTGGAAGGCTGGCCGGCCTATAGAGGAGGAATTCACTGCTTGTGGCCATCTGTCTTCCTCCGTCTCACAGTCTTCACTGTCACTAGATAGGACTTGCGTAAGGATTTAAAGGGGAATTGAACAATATTTTGCTTCTTAAAGGGAAAAATGAGGCACAAAGGAATTAGAACCAGGATTCCTGCTTTAGATAAACAGGACGAAGGAGTTCTGTTTCTGCTATTTCAAgaaaaccttttttattttacattcatgTTCTCTGAAGTTTCTGGAAAGtgatcagaaaaggaaattgacTGTTTTGCAGTCTCTCTTATTTACAGAAAGACATTTGGCAAAGTAGGTCGTTTACGGTAAAACTCCAGACTCCAGATGTGACCGGGTGCCCCTGGGTGGAAGCAGGCCCACTCTGGGCCGGACCCTCCGTCTCTCCCTCCCCTTTACCTGTAGCCACACAGCGAGCTGACGAGCTAGCCGTGTGCCCCGCGTCCCCGAAGGGAAGACCTTCCTCAGCTCTGCTGGgctccacccccctgccccccgcagCCCACTGTCCACAGCCCCATGGGAGGCAGCCCTGGCCCTCTCGTGCTCACGTCTCCCGTGGGTCTCCACTGCCTGCAGACACAGCTGCCCCAGGACTTGGCTAATCTGTGTGACAGGCCTCCTTGGCCCACATCCACACGCTGGCGACACTCAGCGGTCTGCAGGGCTGTCTCTGGGCCCAGACCGTTTCCTCCCTTGCCTCCCTCCGCTGCTTCAGATTCGGCGCCCTCAGCAGCATCTGGTTGGGGTCCCTCCTCGGTGGTGCCACAGGGTGCCCAACAGGGAGTGAGTTCCTCGGCGTGGGAGCAGATGAGGGgcggggaaggaaggggagcagGTCCTCGCGTGCAGCGCAGCCCTGCTGTCACAGGGTCAAGAACCCTGTGTGTAGTGGGAGGGTGCCCCACTTCACTCGGCCCAGAGAACCAGGTGGTCAGCACAGAGAACTGGCCCCTACAGCAGTGCTCATGAGAGACAAGCATCTCAGAGACGCTGGGAGACAAGTGCTGTTAGAGCTTGTCTCAGCTCAGCTTCCCTCACTTCTGGGGTCACCGTCTCTCACCTGGTTGACAGATACCCTGAATCCCTGCCCCCCCATCTGCCATGACGGGCCCGGGCTTGCTTCCCTGCATCTAGCCCCAAGCAAGCTGAAACCATCTGGGGGACAGATCCTTACGAgactttccttttcttgccttgcaGACGAAGAAGTACGCTGATGTGATAATCCCTCGAGGGGTTGACAATATGGGTAAGGACCAGGCCTGCCGGCTGCCCCCACTCCTCCCAGGACCAGGAGGCAGGCACTGCCCATCCTGTCGTGGTTACTGAGACACCCCCAGCGCGTGAGGCCTGTCTGTGTACATCTGGGGCACAGGTTTCAAATGTACTTGGAAAAACAGTTAACACATTGTACACGTTAAACTGACACAATgcattatgtcaattatatctccggGAagctggtgggaaaaaaaaaaaatatatatggaaaactgACAGGGAGTCACTCATTAGCAGAAGGTATCTTAACCAGAGTTAGTTAACAGAAACCCTCGCCGACCGAGCCAGGTAGGTTTTATTGTGCTCAGGCCCCAGCGTGCACTTGTCTGTCTGCTGAGACTCAGCGCCACACAGATGCTTCAGGGAGGAAAACTGTGTGCTTCACCAGTAACGCCAGGTTGGCGCTGGGCGGGCATCGCTCCCGGCGTGTCGTGATGGAGAGTGGGGGCAGCTGACCCAGCTCTGTCTGTCTCTGCTGCAGTGGCCATCAACCTTATCGTGCAGCACATCCAAGACATCCTCAATGGCGACATCTGCAAGTGGCATCGCGGAGGGTCCAACGGGCGCAGCTGCAAGAGGACGTTTCCTGAGCCGGGAGACCACCCCGCAGTGCTGACCTCTGGCAAACGGTCGCACCTGGAGTCCAGCAGCAGGCCCCACTGAGGAGTGGGGTGCTCAGCTCCCGCGGGTCCAGAGATGCCCCCCGGCCCCTAAACACACAACCGTGGCCGGGGTGGTGCTGGAGTCCAGGCGTCCCTCGCTAATTCAGGAAACCTGGACGAGTTATTCAGACTGGGTCTGACAGGATGTCTGCAGGCAGCCCTGACCTTTCCACCCGCTTCCTCACATCACAGAGGCTTAAAGGTCTCTTTAGTTACTGAGAAACGCCACAGAACGTGTGGTGAGCGAGTCACATATTTGGGGAACGTTGAAGAAATAGCCCGGACGCTGTGATTTTGACGGTGAACCCACAGCAAGAGAGACTAGTATGATCTGGTTCACACACGTGTAACTGAAAAGTGTGAAGAGGtaactctcttcctttttatgtgTTATACAACCACATGTTTTCTGTTGTAGTCCGTCTCCTGACACCATGCTCGCTGTGACCTAGTAACCCAAGATCATGACCCACCAGCAGGGTTGTGCTCCTGGTACACACTGACCTGGTACACCAGGGGCCATAGACAGGCTTCCTTCCTTCCGGCCTGTGCTCggaaggcagagccaggagggaGCCCTGGGGAGCAAGCTTTTCCTTAACCAGCACCAAGCACAGGCGGGGCCCCCGCTTGCCCAGCCCGAGTCCGCCTGCTTGGGGGTCTGCCTTCCGGCGGGCACAGCGTCCTCACGCAGGCCTACTCACGGCCCCTGAGCCCAGGCTGCTGTCTGGACAGGTCTTTCCTGGTGTCGCCCTCGGCCAGGTCAAGGGCACGTCACCTCCAGTCAAGGCGTGTGTGGACCAGAGAGACGTGAGCAGATGCCGCGGCCCAAAGGTGGCCGGTCTCCTGTGCTCACGCAGCGTCCGCGCCTCACAATCAGTCATGGTCTTGTCCTCATTTGTCCTCCCTCCCACGTGGCTGTTTCTGTAAAAGCCACCAGCTGTCGAGTTCTAACTGTAGTTACACAGAGACATCAGTTGAGCTCAGCTGAGCACGGTGGCTGGTTTCTGATGACTGTGAAAGTTTTGTCAAACTTACTGTGCCCTTTCGGAGAGAGATCCAATAAATAATACCAAATATGAATGTCACTTTGTCCCTTTTTAATTACATTAAGAAAAGGCAAATTCAGGACGAGGAAATGTATGGATAACACAAACCCTGACGGTTAGGAGGCTAGTCGCTCACGCACCTCTCAGCAGGCTCTCCGGGCAGCGGTTAAAGAGTCAGCGATGGCGAGGAGGAACGGCCAGCCTTGCACAACCTCCTCAGGCCGGCGTTGCAATAGCTCGTGTGCCCCTGAACCATGAGGGTGACTCCCCGCGGCCTCACGGGGTCAGCAGGTCAGCGGGCCAGTCAGCCAAAGCCCACCGCCAGCCTCTGACAGCAAGACCGGGGCCTCGTCTGGTTCGCCCCAAGccggcccctccctgcctccatctAGGCCGACAGGAGCCCCACGCCGGCCGCTCCACACTCAGCTAGTTCACGGGGCTCCTAGGAGTCAGCAGACATGGAGGGCGCTGATCTTTATGGTCCGGGGGAAAACAGACTTTGCTCAAAACGAGGTGCTCGTCAGAGGACTGTTTCAACAGCGAAACCAGAACAGAACCCCTGCCGAGCCTGAGTCCCCACCAAGCTCAGAGCCACTCTGCGTTGTCAGAAGGAAACGTGCTCACAAACGACGGTTCTACTTTGTCCTGACCCGGCCCTGCCGTCCGTCACTGTGTCCGCATCCTACTAGTTTTTCCGGATCAGGATATCCCAGCTGTCTTTCCAGCGAAGGGCCTTGAGTTCGCTGGGTGAGAGTGACCTGTCCCCGTAGGTTAGCGGGCGCAGCGTGTTGGACACATGACAGGCAGAGGCAAACCATGCCACGACCAGCGCGCCGAAGAGGCTCCTCTGGAGCTGGGACCTGCCGGCCCAGGGCAGAGCACGGGCGTGGGGAGGCCGGCCCGTCCCCACCACGATGTCCTCTGGGCATC
Proteins encoded in this region:
- the UCK1 gene encoding uridine-cytidine kinase 1, with translation MASAGGGDCEGAAHEADRPHQRPFLIGVSGGTASGKSTVCEKIMELLGQNEVDHRQRKLVILSQDRFYKVLTTEQKAKALKGQYNFDHPDAFDNDLMHRTLKNIVEGKTVEVPIYDFVTHSRLAETTVVYPADVVLFEGILVFYSQEIRDMFHLRLFVDTDPDVRLSRRVLRDVHRGRELEQILTQYTTFVKPAFEEFCLPTKKYADVIIPRGVDNMVAINLIVQHIQDILNGDICKWHRGGSNGRSCKRTFPEPGDHPAVLTSGKRSHLESSSRPH